The Natronosporangium hydrolyticum nucleotide sequence CTTGCCCGCGGAGGCCGAGCCGGTGTTCCGAAGCTGGTTCGATGGCGCCGCGACGGACCCGGCGCAGGGGTACACCGCCGAGGACTACGCCACCCATATCCGTACCGAGCACAGCACCTTCCGCTGGCTCTTCGAGCCGATGCTGACCCAGGCCGGGTTCGAGATCCTCACCGCCGAGTACGAGGGCCGGTGTTTCGGCAGCTACACCTGCCGACTCCACCCAGGATGGGCGGCTAACCGCAGCTAGCGGGCACACTGGTAGGTACCCTCCAGCCAGCCCACGGGATCGAGGACGAGATGACCGACCTCCCCGCACCCACTCCGCAGCCGTACCTGCATGAGCGGGTCACGTGTCTGCGGGCGCCGACCGTGGTGCTCTCCCGCCCGGACGGGCAGCTAGCCGACGGCGCCGACGGGGTGTTCCAGCACGACCGGCGGGTGCTGTCGCGGCTGCGGGTGACCGTCGACGACCAGGCCCCGACCCCGGTCAGCCAGCAGTCGCTGGGCGCCGGCGCCGCCCGGTTCGTGGCGGTGGTGCGGCATCTGGGAGACCCGATCGCCGACCCGACCGTACGGCTGGAGCGGGACCGCCGGATCGACGGCGAGCGACTGCTGGAGACGGTGACGTTGGTCAACAACTCGCGGCGGGAGATCGCGGCGAAGGTGGCGGTCGAGCTGGCCACCGATTTCGCCAGCATGGACGCGGTGAAGCACGGGGAGCCGGCGGCGCCGCTGCGACCCGGGACCACCGACCGCGACCGCATGGAGTGGGTGGGCGACAGCGGCCGGACCATCGTCGGTGCTTCCCGACCGGCGGAGCCGGTCGCTGACCCGGAGCCGGCGGAGCCGGTCGCTGACCCGGAGCCGGCGGTGTGGCGATGGCGGGTACGGGTGCCGGCGGGCGAGAGTTGGGCGGTGACCCTCACCGTCAGTACCGAGGGTGGGGCCGGCGCCCACACCTTCCGCGCCGCCGCACCCGGGTGGGGCGACCCCGCCGTCTCCGGCGGCCCACCGCCGCTGGCGCCGCTGCTGCGGCAGGGGCTGGCCGACCTGACCGCGCTGACCGTGGCTGACCCACAGCACCCGGCGGAGGTCTTCGCCGCCGCCGGCAGTCCGTGGTATCTCACGCTCTTCGGCCGGGATTCGTTGTGGGCGGCCCGGTTCCTGCTGCCGTTCGGCACCGGGCTGGCCCGCGGCACCCTGCACGCGCTCGCCCGCCGGCAGGGCCGCCGGCACGATCCGGCGACCGCCGAGGCGCCGGGGAAGATCCCGCACGAGGTCCGCAGCCTGCCGCCGCGGGCGGTGGGCGGGCACCCGGTCTACTACGGCACGGTGGACGCCACCGCCCTGTGGATCTGCCTGCTGCACGACGCCTGGCGGTGGGGGCTGCCCGCCGGTCAGGTCGCCGAGCTGCTGGACCCGCTCGAGGCGGCGTTGCGCTGGTTGACCGACGAGTCGGACCCGGATGGGGACGGCTTCCTGGAGTACCTCGACGTCACCGGCGAGGGCCTGGCCAACCAGGGGTGGAAGGACTCCGAGGACGCCATCCAGTTCGCCGACGGTCGGATCGCCGCCGCGCCGATCGTCCTCAGCGAAGCCCAGGCGTACGCGTACGAGGCGGCGCAGGCCGGGGCGGCGCTGCTGGCCGGGTTCGACCGCCCCGGGGCCGACCGGCTGCTTGCGTGGGCGCACCGGCTGCGGGACCGGTTCCGGGCGGCTTTCTGGGTAGCCGACGGGCGGGGCCGGTTCCCGGCGCTCGCGCTCGACGCCGAGAAACGGCCGGTGGCGGTCCCCGCCTCGAACCTGGGCCACCTGCTCGGGACCGGGCTGCTGACCCAGGCGGAGGAGTCGGAGGTGGCCGCCCGGCTCGCCGCGCCGGACCTCGACTGTGGCTATGGCCTGCGCACGCTCAGCGGTGAGGCGGCCGGTTTCAACCCGCTCGGGTATCACACCGGCAGCGTGTGGCCGCACGACACGGCGATCGCCGTGCTCGGGCTGGCCCGGGCCGGGCATCCGCAGCCCGCCGCCGCGCTCGCCGCCGGCCTGCTGCGGGCCGCGCCCGCCTTCGACCACCGGTTGCCGGAGCTCTTCGGCGGGGTGGCTGCGGCCGGCGGGCCGGTGTGGGCGTACCCGGCCTCGTGCCGGCCGCAGGCGTGGTCGGCGGCGTCGGTGGCGGTGCTGGTGCAGGCGGCGTTGGGGCTCACCGCCGACGTGCCGGCCGGCACCGTGACCGTGGCGCCCCGGCCGGAGTTCGCCGACTGGTTCCCGATGCGGGTCGACGGTGTGCAGGTGGCCGGGCATCCACTTGAGATCATGGCGGATGGCAGCGGTCAGGTGACGGTAAATACCGCGGCCCCGCTGACGGTCCGGACCGAGCCCTCGTCGCTGCCGGCCCCGCGGGTTCCGGTCAGCCGCTCGGAGCCGGCGCCGGAGCGCACCGGGTAGCGCTACGGCTGCGCCGGCAGCCGGGTGGCGCCCGCCGCCGGGGTGGCGGTGAAGGTCACCGGTGTCGTGAAGCCGTTGCCGGCGAAGGCGTCGGTCACCGCCGCGCCGACCCGGTCGGCCGCATCCGCCTCGACCAGCGCCAGCACGCAGCCGCCGAAGCCGCCGCCGGTCATCCGGGCGCCGTGGGCGCCGGCCGCCTCGGCCGCCGCGGCGGCGAGGTCCAGCTCCGGCACCGTCACCTCGAAGTCGTCGCGCAGCGAGGCGTGCGAGGCCGACAGCAGCGGCCCGATCTCCCGCAGCTGACCGGCCCGCAGCGCGGTGACCGTGTCGAGGACCCGCTGATTCTCGGTCACCACGTGGCGTACCCGCCGCCGCTGCACCGGGTCGGTGAGCGTGGCCGAGGCCGCCGGCAGGTCGGCCGGAGTCAGGTCCCGCAGCGCCGGCACCCCCAGGGTCACCGCGGCCTGCTCACAGGTGGCGCGGCGGGCGGCGTACTCGCCGCTGACCAGTCGGTGGGGTGCCCGGGTGTCGATCACCAGGATGGCCAGGCCGGCGGCGGCGAGGTCGAGCGGCACCTGGCTGACCTGTTCGGTGCGGCAGTCGAGGAAGAGGGCGTGGCCGGCCTGGCCGCGGATCGCCACGGTCTGGTCCATGATGCCGCAGGGCATCCCGACGTAGTCGGCCTCGGCCCGCTGGGCCAGCCCGGGGGCGTCGGTCTCGGGGATCGAGGCACCGGCGAGGTCGGCGAGGGCGGTGAGGGCGGCGCAGGTCAGCGCGGCCGAGGAGGAGAGGCCGGCGCCTACCGGCACCGCCGAGTCGATCGCGAGCCGGGCGCCGGTCAGCGGGTACCGCGCCTCGCGCAGCGCCCAGGCGGCGCCGGCCACGTAGCCGGCCCAGCCGTCGACACCGCCGGGCTCCAGCTCGGCCGGACCGAACTCGACCATCTCCCCAGAGTGCGCCGACCACACCGTCCACACCGGCTCGTCGTGCGGCGCGGCGGCCACCTCGGTGCGTAGCGGCAGCGCGAAGGGCAGGACGTAGCCGTCGTTGTAGTCGGTGTGCTCACCGATCAGGTTGACCCGGCCGGGCGCGGCCCAGACCCCGGTCGGTGGTTGTCCGAACACGTTCCGAAATTGGTTCGCGGCGGTCACGGCTGCCAGCCTAGATCAGCGGTCGGGCCTGGGGTCACCAGGTCGCGGCGTGATTGCGACAATGATGGTATGTCTCGTGCCCGCGTGCTCTCCGGCATCCAGCCCACCGCCGACTCGTTCCACCTGGGCAACTACCTGGGCGCGGTGCGCAACTGGGTGACGATGCAGGACACCCACGACGCCTTCTACTGCGTGGTCGACCTGCACGCGATCACCGCCGGCCACGATCCGGCGCAGCTGCGGACCCGGACCCGGGTCGCGGCCGCGCAGCTCTTCGCCGCCGGGCTGGACCCGGAGCGGTGCACCCTGTTCGTCCAGTCGCAGGTGCCCGAGCATCCGCAGTTGGCGTGGGTGCTGGGCTGCCTCACCGGGTTCGGGGAGGCCTCGCGGATGACCCAGTTCAAGGACAAGTCCGCCAAGCAGGGGGCGGAGCGGGCGAGCGTGGGGCTGTTCACTTATCCGGTGCTGCAGGCCGCCGACATCCTGCTCTACCAGGCCGACGCGGTGCCGGTCGGTGAGGACCAGCGGCAGCACCTGGAGCTGACCCGCAACCTGGCGCAGCGGTTCAACGCCACCTTCGGCGAGACCTTCACCGTGCCGGAGGCGTTCATCCCGCAGGAGACCGCCAAGATCGTGGATCTGCAGGATCCGACCGCCAAGATGTCCAAGTCCGCCTCCACCCTCAACGGCCTGATCGACCTGCTCGACGATCCGGCCCGGGCCGCCAAGAAGATCCGCTCGGCGGTGACCGACACCGGTCGCGAGATCGTCTTTGACCGGGAGGCGAAGCCCGGCATCGCCAACCTGCTCACCATCTACTCGGCCCTCTCCGGCCGGTCGCTCGACGACCTGACCGCCGCGTACGACGGCAAGGGGTACGGCGACCTGAAGAAAGACCTCGGCGAGGTGGTGGTGGAGTTCCTCCGGCCGCTGCAGGAACGCACCCGCGGCTACCTGGACGACCCGGCCCAGCTGGACAAGCTGCTCGCGATCGGCGCCGAGAAGGCCGGGGCGGTGGCGGCGGCGACGCTGCGGACCGCGTACGACCGGGTGGGTTTCCTGCCGCCGAGCCGCGCCGGGCGTCGCGAATAGCGACCGGCCCGGAGCCGGGTCGGTCAGGATGGGCGAATGAAGGCGATCGCCCGGGGTAAGGAACGCGCACAGCGCGCGGTGGCCGAGGCCCGCCACCGCTGGCCGGTGGTCGATCACGGGCTACGAACCCACGAGCGGTACGCCGAGGCGTACGGCGCCCGGCTCGCGGCGGCGATCGCCTACTTCGGCTTCTTCGCGATCTTCGCCTTCGGGGTGGTCCTCTACTCGGTGCTGGGCTTCCTGGTCGAGTACCACGTCGACCTGCGGGAACAGGTCGACCAGTTCTTGCAGGAGAACCTGCCGGTGATCGACTCCGATCAGATCGCGGCCGGCCGGGGCGCCGCCGGCGTGATCGCCCTGATCGGGCTGGTCGTCACCGGGCTCGGCTGGGTGGAGACGCTGCGGTCGTCACAGCGGCGGATCTGGCACCTGGAGCAGGCGCCGGGCAGCGCGATCGTGCGCCGGCTGGTGGACCTGGTCGCGCTGGTCGGGCTCGCCCTGCTGCTGGGGCTGTCGTTCGCGGTGGTGACCGGGATCGAGGCGGTGGTGGCGGCGTGGGCGCAGCCGGTCGCCTGGATCATCCGGCCCATCGGGTGGGTGCTGCTGGCCGGGGTCAACCTGGTGCTGGCGGTGGCGTTGCTCTCGGTGCTGCCCCGGATCCGGGCGCCGCTCCGGCGGCTGCTGCCGCCAGCGGTCGCGGTCGCGGTGGCGTTGGTGATCCTCAATACCCTCGGCCAGGCCTACGTACGAGGGGTACAGGAGAACCCGGCGTACTCGGTGGTGGCGACGGCGGCCGGGTTGTTGGTCTACCTCTACCTGGTGCACCAGATCGTGCTCTACGCCGCGGCCTGGGCCGCCACCGACCGCCCGCCGCCGGCTTCATGATCACCAAAGGGTTGAGCAGGCTGACCACCGACACCAGCACCTCGCCGCCGCCGCGCCGGCTTCCCGGCGCGGCGGCGGATCGGGTCAGCGGTCAGTGGTGCGCCACCAGATGGTGGTGTCCGGTGGCACCAGCTCTAGCTCCGGCACCGGCCCACTGGTCAGCACCGGCTCGCCGTACTGCTGGGGGAGCCGGGCGGGGACGCTGCCGCAGTTGGTGGTGACCACCAGCCCGGCCCGCCGGAAGATCAGCAGGTCGTCGGCGGGCGGGTCGATCCAGGTCAGCTCGCCGCTGCCGAGCTGCAACTGCCGGCGTACGCCCAGCGCGGTGCGGTAGAGCGCCAGCGTGGCGCTGGGGTCGTGCTGCTGCGCCTCGACGGTGAAGGCGGCCCAGTCGGCTGGCTGCGGCAGCCACGGCTTGCCGCCGTCAGCGGTGAAGCCGTACGGCGGCTCCGCCCCCGACCAGGGCATCGGCACCCGGCAGCCGTCGCGCCCGACCCGCTCGCCGTTGGTGCGGAAGAAGACCGGATCCTGCCGGACCTCATCGGGCAGGTCGAAGACCTCCGGCAGACCCAGCTCCTCACCCTGGTAGAGGTAGGCGGAGCCGGGCAGCGCCAGCATCATCAGGGTGGCGGCCCGGGCGCGGGCCAGCCCGCGCGCCGGATCCACCTGGGGCTCTTCCCGGTTGGCTCCGCCGGGCACGCCGGCGGTGGTGGCGCCGAGCCGGCCGAACCGGCTGGCGTGCCGGATCACGTCGTGGTTGGAGAGCACCCAGGTGGTGGGCGCGTCCACGGCGGCCATCGCCGCCAACGACGAGTCGATAACGCTGCGGTACGCGGCCGCGTCCCACGGGGTGGCCAGGAACCGGAAGTTGAACGCCTGGTGGAGTTCGTCGGGCCGGACATAGTCGGCCAGGCTTTCGTACCCGGGCGACCAGGCCTCCGCGACGGCTACCCGCTCGGGCTGGTACTCGTCGAGCACCGCCCGCCATTCGCGGTAGATCTCATGCACGCCGTCGAGGTTGCGGTAGTGGGCCGGGTCGCCGCCGGGTTCGCCGGGCTCCACCGGCACGTCCGGCAACCCTTCCGGCTTGATCAGAGCGTCGGCGACGTCGATGCGGATGCCGTCGACGCCGCGGTCCAGCCAGAACCGGAGGACGTCGGCGAACTCGGCCCGGACCTCCGGGTGCTCCCAGTTCAGGTCGGGCTGCTCCGGGGCGAACATGTGCAGGTAGACCTGATCGTCCAGCTCGGTCCAGGCCGGGCCGCCGAAGACGCTGTGCAGGTTGTTCGGCGGGCCGCCGTCGGTTGGTTTGTCCCGGAAGTGGTAACGCTCACGCGCGGCTGAGCCGGGCCCCGCCTCGATCGCCTCCTGGAACCAGCGGTGCTGGTCGGAGGTGTGGTTCGGCACGATATCGATGATCACCTTGAGGTCACGCTCGTGGGCGGCGGCGAGCAGTGCGTCGAAGTCGTCGAGGCTGCCGAAGATCGGGTCCACTCCCCGGTAGTCGGCGACGTCGTAGCCGTGGTCGGCCATCGGCGACGGATAGAACGGGCTGAGCCAGATGGCGTCCACCCCCAACCCGGCGACGTAGTCCAGCCGGGCAGTGATACCGGCGAGGTCGCCCACGCCGTCGCCGTCGGCGTCGGCGAAGCTGCGGGGGTAGATCTGATAGATCACGGCGTCGCGCGCCCAGGAATCTGGTTTCGGCATGAGCCCACGGTAGCGCAGGGATAGATCTTGCAGCAATTTTTCAGCAGCTTGCAGCTCGTGGTCGCTCGGGCGACTCGGCGACTCGGCGACTCGGCTCACGGCCTGCGCGGGCTGCCGGTGAAGCAACTAGCGACTATCGCAACTAACGACTATCGTTAGTTGCGATAGTCGTAAGCTGGGTGGGGGTGAGCATGGGCGCGGACTTTGTCAACCGGACGACTGAGTTGGCGACGCTGCAGAAGTGGTTCGAGCGACCAGGCCCGCAGCTCGGCGTGGTGTGGGGGAGGCGTCGGGTCGGCAAGACCTACCTCCTCGCCCACTGGGCCAAGGCGAAACGCGCGATCGTGCATACGGCTCGCAACCGGCCGCCCGGCGAGGAGTTGGCGGCGTTGTCGGCCGCCGCGGCCCCGGTGCTCGACCTGCCCTTGCGGGACCTGCGCACCCGCCCCTTCGTCGACTGGGACGATGCCTTCGACTGTTTCGCGACGGCGGCGGTGAGCGAGCCGCTAGTCGTGGTGCTCGACGAAGTGCCCGAGTTGTTGCCGGCAAACCCGGGCTTCGAGAGCGGTCTGCGGGCGATCTGGGAGCGGATGGGGGACCGGCGGCTGCGGCTGGTGCTCTGCGGTTCGGCTGTCCGCACCATGGAGGCGCTGCAGGCGGAGCGGGCGCCGTTGTTCGGCCGGGCCACGCTGCGAATGCAGGTGCGGCCATTCGGCCCGCACGAAGCAGCGCTGATGTTGCCCCGGCTCACTCCCGACGAGCGGGCACGGGCGTGGGGCATCTGCGGCGGCAGCCCCTTCTATTTGAGCCTCTGGGACGACGGTGCCACCGCGGCGGAGAACCTTACCGAGCTGTTCGGCTCGGAACAGGCGTTGCTGTTGAATGAGGGTTCCTTCCTGCTCGCTACCGAAGACTTCGCCGGTGGTCGCCGGGAGCGCTTGCCCGAGCAGGTACTTCGAGCGCTCGCCGCGGGACGAAGCCGATACGGGGAACTCAAGCAGTCACTCGGCGCGGACCCGGCCCGGCCGCTGGCGGCGCTGCAGGAGTTGGGGCTGATCGATCGCGTCCTGCCGGTCGCCGGAAAGGTCGATCCCCGGTTGGCTTACTACCGGGTGGCGGACAACTTCCTGGCGTTCTGGCTGTCGGTCGTCGAGCCGCATCGCTCGATGATCTCCCAACGCCTGGGGAGCAGCCTCGCGCCGTTGCTGCTTCACCAGCTCGACCACTTCATGGGCCAGCGGTGGGAGGAGGCGTTCCGGGCACACCTTGTCCGGGTGCTCGCCGACGATCCGCGGGTCCAGCCAATGACGGGGATCGGTCGGTTCTGGCGACAGCGGGTTCCGCCCGGTGAGGACCCTTGTGAACTCGACGCGGTCGGGTTGACCGGGGTGGAGCGGCGAGTCTCGCTGGTGGGCGAGGCGAAGTGGGCTCGGCAGGTGGATGGTGGCCGGCTGG carries:
- a CDS encoding glycogen debranching N-terminal domain-containing protein, with protein sequence MTDLPAPTPQPYLHERVTCLRAPTVVLSRPDGQLADGADGVFQHDRRVLSRLRVTVDDQAPTPVSQQSLGAGAARFVAVVRHLGDPIADPTVRLERDRRIDGERLLETVTLVNNSRREIAAKVAVELATDFASMDAVKHGEPAAPLRPGTTDRDRMEWVGDSGRTIVGASRPAEPVADPEPAEPVADPEPAVWRWRVRVPAGESWAVTLTVSTEGGAGAHTFRAAAPGWGDPAVSGGPPPLAPLLRQGLADLTALTVADPQHPAEVFAAAGSPWYLTLFGRDSLWAARFLLPFGTGLARGTLHALARRQGRRHDPATAEAPGKIPHEVRSLPPRAVGGHPVYYGTVDATALWICLLHDAWRWGLPAGQVAELLDPLEAALRWLTDESDPDGDGFLEYLDVTGEGLANQGWKDSEDAIQFADGRIAAAPIVLSEAQAYAYEAAQAGAALLAGFDRPGADRLLAWAHRLRDRFRAAFWVADGRGRFPALALDAEKRPVAVPASNLGHLLGTGLLTQAEESEVAARLAAPDLDCGYGLRTLSGEAAGFNPLGYHTGSVWPHDTAIAVLGLARAGHPQPAAALAAGLLRAAPAFDHRLPELFGGVAAAGGPVWAYPASCRPQAWSAASVAVLVQAALGLTADVPAGTVTVAPRPEFADWFPMRVDGVQVAGHPLEIMADGSGQVTVNTAAPLTVRTEPSSLPAPRVPVSRSEPAPERTG
- the galK gene encoding galactokinase, with translation MTAANQFRNVFGQPPTGVWAAPGRVNLIGEHTDYNDGYVLPFALPLRTEVAAAPHDEPVWTVWSAHSGEMVEFGPAELEPGGVDGWAGYVAGAAWALREARYPLTGARLAIDSAVPVGAGLSSSAALTCAALTALADLAGASIPETDAPGLAQRAEADYVGMPCGIMDQTVAIRGQAGHALFLDCRTEQVSQVPLDLAAAGLAILVIDTRAPHRLVSGEYAARRATCEQAAVTLGVPALRDLTPADLPAASATLTDPVQRRRVRHVVTENQRVLDTVTALRAGQLREIGPLLSASHASLRDDFEVTVPELDLAAAAAEAAGAHGARMTGGGFGGCVLALVEADAADRVGAAVTDAFAGNGFTTPVTFTATPAAGATRLPAQP
- the trpS gene encoding tryptophan--tRNA ligase, translated to MSRARVLSGIQPTADSFHLGNYLGAVRNWVTMQDTHDAFYCVVDLHAITAGHDPAQLRTRTRVAAAQLFAAGLDPERCTLFVQSQVPEHPQLAWVLGCLTGFGEASRMTQFKDKSAKQGAERASVGLFTYPVLQAADILLYQADAVPVGEDQRQHLELTRNLAQRFNATFGETFTVPEAFIPQETAKIVDLQDPTAKMSKSASTLNGLIDLLDDPARAAKKIRSAVTDTGREIVFDREAKPGIANLLTIYSALSGRSLDDLTAAYDGKGYGDLKKDLGEVVVEFLRPLQERTRGYLDDPAQLDKLLAIGAEKAGAVAAATLRTAYDRVGFLPPSRAGRRE
- a CDS encoding YhjD/YihY/BrkB family envelope integrity protein, with amino-acid sequence MKAIARGKERAQRAVAEARHRWPVVDHGLRTHERYAEAYGARLAAAIAYFGFFAIFAFGVVLYSVLGFLVEYHVDLREQVDQFLQENLPVIDSDQIAAGRGAAGVIALIGLVVTGLGWVETLRSSQRRIWHLEQAPGSAIVRRLVDLVALVGLALLLGLSFAVVTGIEAVVAAWAQPVAWIIRPIGWVLLAGVNLVLAVALLSVLPRIRAPLRRLLPPAVAVAVALVILNTLGQAYVRGVQENPAYSVVATAAGLLVYLYLVHQIVLYAAAWAATDRPPPAS
- a CDS encoding glycoside hydrolase family 13 protein; its protein translation is MPKPDSWARDAVIYQIYPRSFADADGDGVGDLAGITARLDYVAGLGVDAIWLSPFYPSPMADHGYDVADYRGVDPIFGSLDDFDALLAAAHERDLKVIIDIVPNHTSDQHRWFQEAIEAGPGSAARERYHFRDKPTDGGPPNNLHSVFGGPAWTELDDQVYLHMFAPEQPDLNWEHPEVRAEFADVLRFWLDRGVDGIRIDVADALIKPEGLPDVPVEPGEPGGDPAHYRNLDGVHEIYREWRAVLDEYQPERVAVAEAWSPGYESLADYVRPDELHQAFNFRFLATPWDAAAYRSVIDSSLAAMAAVDAPTTWVLSNHDVIRHASRFGRLGATTAGVPGGANREEPQVDPARGLARARAATLMMLALPGSAYLYQGEELGLPEVFDLPDEVRQDPVFFRTNGERVGRDGCRVPMPWSGAEPPYGFTADGGKPWLPQPADWAAFTVEAQQHDPSATLALYRTALGVRRQLQLGSGELTWIDPPADDLLIFRRAGLVVTTNCGSVPARLPQQYGEPVLTSGPVPELELVPPDTTIWWRTTDR
- a CDS encoding ATP-binding protein — protein: MGADFVNRTTELATLQKWFERPGPQLGVVWGRRRVGKTYLLAHWAKAKRAIVHTARNRPPGEELAALSAAAAPVLDLPLRDLRTRPFVDWDDAFDCFATAAVSEPLVVVLDEVPELLPANPGFESGLRAIWERMGDRRLRLVLCGSAVRTMEALQAERAPLFGRATLRMQVRPFGPHEAALMLPRLTPDERARAWGICGGSPFYLSLWDDGATAAENLTELFGSEQALLLNEGSFLLATEDFAGGRRERLPEQVLRALAAGRSRYGELKQSLGADPARPLAALQELGLIDRVLPVAGKVDPRLAYYRVADNFLAFWLSVVEPHRSMISQRLGSSLAPLLLHQLDHFMGQRWEEAFRAHLVRVLADDPRVQPMTGIGRFWRQRVPPGEDPCELDAVGLTGVERRVSLVGEAKWARQVDGGRLVRQLQRKVVEAGLVTAAHPEPVYAVCSRTGVAGELPPRTVVATAADIF